A single genomic interval of Syntrophales bacterium harbors:
- a CDS encoding MFS transporter: MSLKVRVKRDYTDRKAVNAWCLYDWANSAFATTIMAAIFPVYYGTVAAHNLPPTLATSYWGYTNTTAMLLVALVAPVLGAMADHSGARKRFLRYFAGFGIFFTAAMVFIGAGDWKIASLLYILALFGWSCANIFYDSLLPHVAGTDRIDQVSSRGYALGYLGGGLLLGINIIMIKPEIVWLTRCPGISDAEWGLRFSFLSVAIWWAIFSIPLFRYVSEPPAVLRTGESRNPLRAGFQRLKHTLRDLRRYSELLKFLIAFWLYNDGIASIIIMAAIFGREIGIGQEHLLGAILMVQFIGMPFTIAFGWLARRLGTKRSIYLALVIYALIAIGGYFMQSALHFWILAVLVATVQGGSQALSRSLFGRMAPRSRTAEFFGFYDVSSKFASIIGPSLFATVGMVTGSSRNGILSLLLLFIAGGIILSLVDEERGTQIAEMENKATH; this comes from the coding sequence ATGAGCCTAAAGGTACGGGTCAAGAGAGATTATACGGATCGTAAGGCTGTTAATGCCTGGTGCCTGTATGATTGGGCCAACTCGGCCTTTGCGACCACCATCATGGCGGCGATTTTCCCTGTTTACTATGGCACCGTAGCGGCCCATAACCTTCCACCAACACTGGCAACGAGTTACTGGGGTTATACCAATACAACCGCCATGCTTTTAGTCGCCCTCGTGGCGCCAGTCCTCGGTGCCATGGCGGATCATTCCGGTGCACGGAAACGGTTTCTGCGGTACTTTGCCGGTTTCGGTATTTTTTTCACCGCGGCAATGGTTTTCATCGGCGCCGGTGACTGGAAAATAGCATCACTACTTTATATCTTAGCTTTATTTGGCTGGTCCTGCGCAAATATCTTTTATGATTCCCTACTCCCCCACGTTGCAGGAACTGACCGTATAGATCAGGTTTCCAGCAGAGGGTATGCCCTGGGTTACTTGGGGGGAGGATTATTGCTCGGGATTAATATCATCATGATCAAGCCGGAAATCGTCTGGCTTACGAGATGTCCCGGCATTTCGGATGCGGAGTGGGGTTTACGTTTCTCCTTCCTGTCCGTAGCAATCTGGTGGGCTATCTTTTCCATTCCCCTCTTTCGGTACGTGAGCGAACCACCGGCGGTACTGAGGACGGGGGAAAGCCGCAATCCGCTGCGGGCAGGTTTTCAAAGACTAAAGCATACTTTGCGGGATCTTCGGCGTTACAGCGAGCTACTTAAATTTCTCATTGCCTTCTGGTTATATAATGACGGTATCGCATCTATTATTATCATGGCGGCCATATTTGGACGGGAGATCGGTATCGGTCAGGAACACCTCCTGGGAGCGATTCTCATGGTCCAATTTATCGGCATGCCCTTTACCATCGCTTTTGGGTGGCTGGCCCGCCGTCTGGGAACCAAACGTTCAATTTATCTGGCCCTGGTCATTTATGCCCTCATCGCCATTGGTGGGTACTTCATGCAATCGGCCCTGCACTTCTGGATTCTTGCTGTCCTTGTGGCAACGGTCCAGGGGGGCAGCCAGGCCCTGAGTCGTTCCCTTTTTGGCAGAATGGCTCCCAGAAGCAGAACGGCCGAGTTCTTCGGTTTCTACGACGTAAGCTCTAAATTCGCCAGTATCATCGGCCCCTCACTCTTTGCAACCGTTGGTATGGTTACCGGCTCCAGCCGGAATGGAATTTTATCGCTCTTGCTCCTCTTTATCGCTGGGGGGATCATCCTTTCCCTGGTGGACGAAGAGAGAGGCACCCAGATAGCAGAGATGGAAAATAAAGCAACCCACTGA
- a CDS encoding nucleotidyltransferase domain-containing protein codes for MIKYKKLPENIEELIPEAIDYLQSKSDIQFAYLFGSFGRGKPLPLSDVDVAVYFKEPTDIQERRMEVLGALMNLLQTDEVDLVILNRAPLTLRMKVLENKKIVVDQEPFLRHQYESLTMREYFDFSIREGAILERRFLHG; via the coding sequence ATGATTAAATATAAAAAACTACCTGAAAATATTGAAGAACTCATTCCTGAGGCAATAGATTATCTCCAATCAAAGTCAGACATTCAATTCGCCTACCTTTTTGGAAGTTTTGGAAGAGGAAAACCTTTACCTCTGAGTGATGTAGATGTCGCGGTTTATTTTAAGGAACCTACAGATATCCAGGAAAGGAGAATGGAGGTTCTTGGGGCGTTGATGAATCTTCTTCAGACTGATGAAGTGGATCTTGTAATTTTGAATAGAGCGCCACTCACACTCAGGATGAAGGTATTAGAAAACAAAAAGATTGTGGTAGATCAGGAGCCTTTCTTAAGACATCAATATGAGTCATTAACGATGAGAGAGTATTTTGATTTTTCGATCAGGGAGGGAGCCATTCTTGAGAGGAGATTTTTACATGGTTGA
- a CDS encoding DUF86 domain-containing protein, whose amino-acid sequence MVDKTLILRKLAELEELLTQVKEYENVAVEQYQRDWRIQRIVERTLQMMIETCADIAEHIISDRGYRIPTSYSDTFRVLHENRILKSDLFETMEKMAKFRNIIVHQYDRVDAEIVIGILRKNLNDFLNYKDAIINMLKTDETP is encoded by the coding sequence ATGGTTGATAAGACTCTTATACTCCGAAAGTTAGCTGAACTCGAAGAGTTATTAACACAGGTTAAGGAATATGAGAATGTCGCTGTGGAACAATATCAAAGGGATTGGAGAATCCAGCGGATCGTTGAGAGAACCTTGCAGATGATGATTGAGACATGTGCAGATATTGCAGAGCACATTATTTCAGATAGAGGATATCGAATACCCACAAGCTATTCAGATACTTTTAGAGTACTTCATGAGAACCGGATTTTAAAGAGCGATCTTTTTGAAACGATGGAAAAGATGGCAAAATTCAGAAATATAATTGTACACCAATATGATAGAGTTGACGCAGAGATCGTTATCGGTATTCTGAGAAAAAATCTTAACGATTTTTTGAACTATAAGGATGCAATTATTAATATGCTGAAAACAGATGAGACTCCCTGA
- a CDS encoding VanZ family protein: MNFIFTILSIAYISGIFFLADSPIVSSFSAFNPYSLLHIPLYGILTILLVFSIVPITMLRRINAIDNPNNPNVPRNYASTYLRIHSFTHFLIPGLIALGIAIADEIHQVYIPNRDGSVNDVLLDLLGIILTLFFIFRLLKSKIVNRKVQGRHN; this comes from the coding sequence ATGAACTTTATCTTTACGATCCTTTCTATCGCCTATATATCTGGAATCTTCTTTCTGGCCGATTCGCCCATAGTTTCCAGTTTCTCGGCCTTTAATCCTTACAGCCTCCTCCACATCCCCCTTTATGGCATCCTAACCATCCTTCTCGTCTTTTCTATCGTACCCATAACGATGCTTCGACGCATTAACGCTATTGACAATCCAAACAATCCTAACGTGCCTCGCAATTACGCATCAACTTATCTACGCATTCACTCTTTTACGCATTTTCTCATACCCGGTTTGATTGCCCTCGGGATAGCCATTGCCGACGAAATCCACCAGGTATATATTCCTAACCGCGATGGCAGCGTCAACGATGTCCTCCTTGATCTTCTCGGTATCATCTTAACCTTGTTTTTCATCTTCCGACTTTTGAAATCAAAAATTGTTAATCGTAAAGTGCAAGGAAGGCATAATTAA
- a CDS encoding HD domain-containing protein: MEKTRLCYDKILADYLKTGQETYLYQITQFAREMMMRQGIGPESLVEMHLKAVKKINKDKRVYPKKAIDESFTFLMRGIMAYGVGYREYLNSKTEGYLAEIKELNRRLSERLAEMTTLHETVKITGSSLELDEVLSSVFSNAAKILKADDGSLMLFDPEEGVLTIKKAHGLEKEIIRKTRIKIGEGIAGSVAQSGEPLIIHGRVEGIQINRRKYVGVNSICVPLKTKKGVIGIIALNRKGDSESFTEDNLKLLSTMAHQAAVAIENASLYRDLRESYLSTIRALASALEAKDPYTKGHSDAVARYAVAIAERLDMSQEEIEGIEVAAVLHDIGKIGIQEDILNKPGKLDEKEWKEIEKHPEGSLKILNGISFPWDIKPIIYAHHEGYNGKGYPAGLKGEETPLGARIIAVADHYDAMTSDRAYRKALSKEVVIEELKRVAGTQLDPKIVKVFIEMLMSPQ; encoded by the coding sequence ATGGAGAAAACCAGGCTTTGCTACGACAAAATCCTCGCGGACTACCTGAAGACTGGCCAAGAAACATATCTCTATCAGATTACCCAATTCGCCAGGGAGATGATGATGAGACAGGGGATTGGTCCTGAATCCCTTGTGGAGATGCACCTCAAGGCCGTGAAGAAAATCAATAAGGATAAAAGGGTATATCCAAAGAAGGCTATTGATGAATCCTTTACCTTCCTTATGAGAGGAATCATGGCCTATGGAGTGGGATACAGGGAATATCTAAATTCAAAGACAGAGGGCTATCTGGCTGAGATCAAAGAGCTGAACAGGAGGTTGAGCGAAAGACTGGCTGAGATGACCACTCTCCACGAGACCGTTAAGATAACCGGCTCTTCTCTTGAACTCGATGAGGTGCTTTCGTCTGTCTTCAGTAATGCTGCCAAGATCCTGAAAGCAGATGACGGTTCCCTGATGCTTTTTGACCCTGAAGAAGGGGTTTTAACCATAAAAAAGGCACATGGTCTGGAGAAAGAGATTATCAGGAAGACAAGAATTAAGATAGGGGAGGGTATTGCAGGATCAGTGGCTCAGAGTGGCGAGCCTCTGATAATCCATGGAAGGGTAGAGGGTATACAAATTAATAGAAGGAAGTATGTGGGGGTAAATTCCATCTGTGTCCCCTTGAAAACCAAGAAGGGTGTTATTGGTATTATCGCCCTCAACCGTAAAGGGGATTCCGAGTCTTTTACAGAGGATAATTTAAAGCTTCTTTCCACGATGGCCCACCAGGCGGCAGTTGCCATTGAAAATGCCAGCCTGTATCGAGACCTGCGTGAAAGTTATCTCAGTACTATCCGGGCCTTGGCATCCGCACTGGAGGCAAAGGACCCTTATACGAAAGGCCATTCCGATGCTGTAGCAAGGTATGCAGTGGCTATAGCCGAGAGGCTGGATATGTCCCAGGAGGAGATAGAAGGCATTGAAGTGGCGGCCGTTCTACACGATATCGGGAAGATCGGCATCCAGGAAGATATTCTCAATAAGCCGGGGAAACTGGACGAGAAGGAGTGGAAAGAGATAGAAAAGCACCCTGAAGGCAGTTTGAAAATACTTAATGGCATTAGCTTCCCCTGGGATATCAAACCTATTATCTATGCTCATCATGAAGGATATAACGGGAAAGGTTACCCTGCTGGACTGAAGGGGGAGGAAACCCCTTTGGGAGCAAGGATCATTGCTGTGGCAGACCACTATGATGCTATGACCTCTGACCGCGCTTATAGAAAGGCTTTGAGTAAAGAAGTAGTTATCGAGGAGTTGAAAAGGGTGGCTGGAACCCAGCTTGACCCCAAAATCGTGAAGGTCTTTATTGAAATGTTGATGAGCCCTCAATAA
- a CDS encoding HAD family hydrolase: MKKLFLFDFDGVLIDSLEVYEQAVTLCLEKIGKPIVKNRADFLELFDENFYEAIVKKGIDLGEYMEASKEIVARINYDEMTPFYDLAPVLDKLKKDNALVVISSNESQAIYTVLARHRLNGYFKEILGSDFMFSKRGKIIHAMDRFQMERDSAYYIGDTAGDIKEAKMAGVMTAAVTWGWHSREKLEAARPDYLVDTPEELLNL, from the coding sequence ATGAAAAAACTGTTTCTTTTTGATTTTGACGGTGTTCTGATTGATTCCCTGGAGGTATATGAACAAGCGGTGACCCTCTGCCTGGAAAAGATCGGCAAACCTATCGTCAAGAATCGTGCGGATTTTCTGGAGCTTTTTGACGAAAATTTTTATGAGGCCATTGTCAAAAAGGGTATAGATCTTGGGGAATATATGGAGGCATCAAAGGAGATAGTTGCCCGGATTAACTATGATGAGATGACGCCATTTTATGATTTAGCGCCTGTCCTGGATAAACTTAAGAAAGATAACGCCCTCGTTGTCATCTCCTCCAATGAGTCACAGGCCATTTATACGGTTCTGGCCCGTCATCGTCTTAATGGCTACTTCAAGGAGATCCTCGGGTCTGACTTCATGTTCAGCAAGAGGGGAAAGATTATTCACGCCATGGACAGGTTTCAGATGGAAAGAGATAGCGCCTATTATATCGGAGATACCGCGGGGGATATTAAAGAGGCAAAGATGGCCGGTGTAATGACCGCTGCCGTCACCTGGGGATGGCACAGCAGAGAAAAGCTTGAGGCGGCAAGGCCGGATTACCTGGTTGACACACCGGAAGAACTGCTGAACCTTTGA